In Pseudomonas campi, the sequence CTGGAAACCTGGGCCGCCCGCGAGAAGGATGGCCAACTGGACTGGCAGAAACTGCTGGCCAGCCAGCCGAGCAAACCCACACCGGCGCCTGCCTCGGCTCCAGCTCCAGCTCCAGCTCCAGCTCCGGCTCCGGCTCCGGCTCCGGCTCCGAACGAGGGTGGCGCAGGCTCCACACCAACCACCTCAGATGACAACGCAAGCGCTGCCGTAGCGGCCGGCGAAACACCCCCGGCAGCGCCAGGCGCAGCCACCGAGCCGGCGCCTGCAGCGCCTGCAACTGCCACCGAGCCGGGGAAACCCTGGCAAGTGATCCTGCGTGACGTGCAGCTGCGCGACTACCAGGTCCACCTGGCCGATCGCGCTCCAGGCCAGGAGGTCAAGGTCGAGCTGGGCCCGCTCAACCTCGACCTCAAGGACTTCGACAGCCTGGGCACCTCGCCTTTTGCCCTCAAACTCGATACCGGCCTGAACCAGAAAGGCCAGCTCAAGGTCGACGGCCAGGTGCAACTGACCCCGACCACGGCCAAACTGCAGGTGGCCACCCGCGATATCGACCTGCGCCTGGCCCAGGCCTACATCACCCCGCTGATGCGCCTGGAGCTGCGCAGCGGCCTGCTCGGCAGCGACCTGGCCGTCGACCTGAAAAGCGTCGAGCCGCTGGCGTTCAGCATCGGCGGACGCGCCGAGGTCAACCAACTACACACCCTCGACACGCTCAAGGAGCGCGACTTCCTCAAGTGGCAGCAGCTGGTGGTGGACGGACTCGACTATCGCCACGGCGAAGGCCTGGCGATCCAGCAGGTCAGCCTGCAGCAGCCCTATACCCGCTTCATCATCAATGAAGACCTGACCACCAACGTCAACGACCTGATCATCGCCCAGCCGGCCGAACCGAATGCCAAGCCAGAACCGGCCGGCGAGCCGATGCCGATCCGCATTGGCGGCATCAGCATCGCGGATGGCTCGGCCAACTTCGCCGACTTCAGCCTGACCCCCAACTTCGCCACGGCCATCCAGCAGCTCAACGGCAAGATCGGCACCCTCGACAACCAGAGCCCGAAAACCGCCAGCGTGGATATCAAGGGCAAGGTCGACAAGTACGCACCGGTCACCATCAAGGGCAAGCTGACGCCGTTCGACCCGATGAACAGCCTGGATATCGCCACCAGCTTCAAGAATGTCGAACTGACCACCCTCACCCCTTACTCCGGCAAGTTCGCCGGCTACCGCATCCGCAAGGGCCGGCTCAACCTCGACCTGCACTACCAGATCGAGAAAGGCCAGCTCAATGCCGAGAACAAGGTGCTGGTGGAGGACCTGCAACTGGGCGAACAGGTCGACAGCAAGGACGCCGTGGACCTGCCGATCCGCCTGGCCGTGGCCCTGCTCAAGGACACCAACGGCAATATCGAGATCGCGCTGCCGGTGCAGGGCAACCTCAACAGCCCGGAATTCAGCGTGATGCCGATCGTCTGGCAGACCCTGCGCAATCTGGTGCTGCGCGCCGCCCAGGCGCCCTTCAAGTTCATCGCCGGCCTGGTCGGCGGCAGCGAGGTCGATCTCAGCCAGGTGCAGTTCACCGCCGGCAGCGATGAGCTGGACGGCGCGGCACAGAAGGCCCTGGACACCCTGGCCGCCGCCCTCAAGGAGCGCCCGGCATTGCGCCTGGAAGTCGAAGGCATGAGCGCCCAGAGCAGCGACGGCCCGCCGCTCGCCGCCGCGCGCCTGGAGCGCGAATACCAGAACACCTGGTACAAAATGCTGCAGCGCCGCGGCGATGCGGTGCCCGCCGAACCGGAGCAGCTGGTGGTCGATGAGGACGACAAGGCGGTGCTGCTGGAAGGCATCTACCGCACCCGTCTCAAGCAGCAGCCACCGGCCGAATGGGCCGAGCTACCGGATGAGGAGCGTGGCGCCAAGCTGAAAGACGCCGTGCTGCAATCCTGGGGGCAAAGCGAGCTGCTCCTGCGCCAGCTGGCCCAGGCCCGCGCCGCCAGCATCAAGGACTATCTGGTGGAGCGCGGCGGCCTGGCCGATCAGCGTATCTACCTGCTCGACGTCAGCAGCAGCGAGGCCCTGGCCGACGGCAAGGTCGCCACCACCCTGCACCTGGGCAGTGAGTAAGACTATGCCACGCCAACTGCTCTGCCTGGCCCTGCTGACACTCTGCAGCGGCCTGGTCCAGGCCGGCAGCATGCGCTGCGGCACGCAACTGGTCAGCGAGGGTGACCGCGCCTTCGAGGTCGAGCGCAAGTGCGGTGAGCCGACCTACCGCGACCTGGTCGGCTACACCCTGGGCAGCTACGACCGGCGCGAGTTCAAGATCGAGGAATGGGTCTACGGGCCGAACAACGGCATGCTCAGCATCCTCACCTTCGAAGGCAATCGCCTGATCCGCATCGAAACCCGTCGCGGCCGCTGACAGCCGACAAAAGCCAGTGTAGGCTGCCGGCCAATAGCCCCCTGCGGTGTGGAACTCTCGATGCGCAACGCCCTGCTGATCGTCCTTGGCCTGCTGTTCGCTGGTGCTGCACAGGCCAGCTCCACCCTGCGCTGCGGCAGCAAACTGATCAGCACCGGCGACCTGGCAGGCGAGGTGCTGGACAAGTGTGGCGAGCCAGTCAGCCGCGACTTCCTCGGTTACCGCGAAGTGGTCGATTACTACGGCTACGCCAGCGAAGTGGCCATCGAGGAGTGGATCTATGGCCCGCGCAACGGCATGCTTTATTTCCTGCGTCTGGAAGGCAATCGCCTGATCAAGATCGACAGCAAACGCGGCGACTGAGCCGCCAACCTCCGCGTTACTCTCCCATGAACAAGGATGCTCTAAATGAAAACTCTCGTTATCGGTGCCCTGCTGGCTGTCTGCAGTTTTTCGGCTTCGGCCTCCATGCGCTGCGACAGCGGTATCGCCAGCGAAGGTGATCGCAGCAGCGAGGTGCGCATGAAGTGCGGTGCCCCGGCCAGCCAGAGCGTGATCGGCTACACCCTCAATGAGCAGGGCGAGCAGGAGTTCAAACAGGAAGAGTGGGTCTACGGCCCGCGCAACGGCATGTACTACTTCCTGATGTTCGAGGCGGAGCGCCTGAAGAGCATCGAGAGCAAGCGCGGCCAGTAAACCCTCGCGACACGGAAGTAAGTCATGCTGATCATCCCGGCCGAACACCCGCTGGACTGGAAACGTCCGCCCGTCATCACCTTGCTGCTGATCCTGCTCAACACCCTGATCTACTTTGGCTACCAGGGTGGCGATCAGGCGCGCGAGGAAACAGCGGTGCGCACCTACCTCGACGGCGGCCTGCTCAATCGCGAGCGGGCACTCTTCACCGAGGACTTCAGCCAGCGCCGGGAACTGGATCGGGACGAACGCGAATACCTCGACGGCATGCGCCGCCAGGACCTGGCGGCGCTGATCCTGCATGACCTGGAGTTCGAGCACGGCCTGCACCAGCGCGCGGAGTATCGCGCGGACAACGCCTGGCAAGCGGCGCGGCAGCAAGCCGAAGCGGCGCGCGACCAGATCAGCAGCATGCGCTTCGGCTTTATCCCGGCCAGGTTCACGGTTGAAGGTCTGTTCGGTGCGATGTTCCTGCATGGCAGCTTCGACCACCTGCTGGGCAACATGCTGTTCCTGTTCATCTTCGGCTTCGCCCTGGAAATCGCCCTGGGCCGCGCCGTCTATCTGGGCCTGTACCTGCTCAGCGGCGTGGCCTCGCACCTGCTCTGGTGGGCGGTGGATCCGGTCTGGGTCAGCGGGGTCGGCGCCTCCGGGGCGATCTCCGGGCTAATGGGCATGTACCTGGGCGTCTACGGCCTGCGCAAGATCAACTTCTTCTACTGGCTCGGCCCGCTGTTCGGCTACTTCAAGGCGCCGGCGCTGTGGATTCTGCCGGTGTGGATGGGCAAGGAGCTCTACGGCCTGCTGCTGGCCGAGGGCAACACCAACTACTACGCCCACCTCGGTGGCCTAGGTGCCGGTTTCCTCGCCGTGTGGCTGCCGCGCCTGGGCGGGCGCCTCAAGGTCGACGAGGCCTACCTGCACAAGGAAGACCCCGACGCGCCATTCAAGCGTGAACTGGCCGCCCTCGACCAACTGCTCAGCCAGTTCGCCCTGGACCAGGCCGCCAGCCGCGGGCCGGACCTACTGGCGCGCTATCCCGGCCGCCCAGCACTGCTGGAACGCCTCTACGCGGTAGCCCGCGGACGCCAGGACAAGGCCCTGCTCAGTGGCGTGCTCAAGCAACTGTTTGCCCTGCCCGAGCACAGTGAGAGTCTGGTCCTGCTACGGAGGATTGCCGATGACAGCGGCGAAATGGAGCAACGCCTGCTGCAGCACCCGGCCGTGCAACTGCACCTGCTGTCACCGCTGATCCGCGCTGGCGAAGGACAGCGCGCCCTAGGCGCCTGGCGCCGCCTGAGCCGCAGCCCACAACTGCCGTCGCAGTTTCCCGCACTGACCCTGCAGCTGGCTCGCCAGCTCGGCCAGCGTCAGGATCTGAGTGGCGTCAGCGAGCTGAGCCGCTTCCTGCGCCAAGCCTTCCCGGAAGCCGAACAGACCCAGCAACTGGCCCTGTACCAGCAACACCTGGCGCGCTGAACGTAGCCCGGATGCAATCCGGGATTGCCCCCCCCCGGATTGCATCCGGGCTACAGGCCCTCAGCTGCGCTCGGCCAAACGCTGGATAGTCGCTTCCAACACAGTGACCTCAGCCAGCAGCGGTGACTGCGGGTAACGCGCGCGGATGAAACCGAGCAGCTTCTGCGCCGGCTCGAGCTGCCCCAGGCCCTCGGCAAAACCACGTGCGGCCAGCAGGTAGGCACGGGCAATGAACGGGTACTCGGGGAAGCGCTGGTGCAGGTTGCGCAACAGGCTGAGCCCTTCGCGGATCTTGTGTCGTTCGATCAGGGCCTGTGCCACCCGCTCACAGACCTGGGCATCGTCCGGCAGGTAATCAGCCTGCAATCGGCGCGCATTGAGCAACGCCGTGGCCGCCAGGGGCGGATTCAGCCGCGCCGCCAACGGCAAGTAATGGGCCAGATGGCGCAGGCAGCGCTCAGTGGCATTCAGGCCATAGAGCAACTGATGGAAACGCTCGTTCAGCTTGAGGTCATTGGGCAGGCGCTCCAAAGCCTGGGTCAGTATTTCCAAGGCCGGGCCGCTCTGACCTTCCTTGAGGCGAATTTCCGCTTCGGCCAGGGCCCGCCGCCGCTGGTACTCCTCGACAGGGAAACCCGCAGTGCTGCCCTCCTCGGCCACGGCAAAACCCAGCGCGCCCTGATACTGGAACACCGCATAGCCCATCATGGCGCACATCACCACGCTGAAATAACCGAACAGCAGGGTGGCAATCGGCATCAGCACCACCCTCGGCAAGCCGTTCGAGAGCATGTAGGTGACCCAGTCCGGCGACTGCCAGAGAATGAACAGGAACACCCAGAGGATCAGGTAGCGCCAGCCCATGGCCTTGATCACCTGGCCGATTTCGTCCGGGTTCAACGCTGCGCCCAGGGTCTTGTCCAGCGCCAGGCGGATGATGCAGGCCGGGATCACCAACTGCACACCTAGACTGACCGCCCAGAACAGAGCCTCACTGTCGAAGTCGGCTGCCAGCCACTGCGCACCGAAGGCGATGAAGAAGATCACCAGCAAACGCCAGAACAGGCCAAAACCTTCGATATCGAAGGCCGTGCGCAACGCGGGCGCATCGCGACCACCCTGGCTGGCCGTCTCGATCACCGTCTGCAGGTATTTGCAGGCCACACAGAACAGCGCCAGCCAGAGCAACTTCCAACCCGGCATGAACAGACTGGCCAGGGCCAACGCCACGGCAAACAGCAAGGGCCCCTGCTGTAAGCCATAGAGGAAGAATTGCGGAATGCGTTCCCAGAAAGGCTGGGCGGTATTCGCGGCCCCGAGAAAGCTCAGCCGCTGGCGGCACAGCGGGCACACCGGCTCCTGCTCAGGGGCATCGGCATTGAGCGGGATGCAGCAATCGCCGTAGTCCCGTTCGCAGGGTGCGCACTGCCAGGTAGCGGGTTGTGCCGGGTGGTAACGGCAGTAGGTGATATCCATCGCCAAACATCCTTGTGGGTACTACGCGAGCCGCCATTGTCCCGGCAAATCGCAGGCAAAAAAAGAGGGCCCGCAAGCGGGCCCTCCTTTTATTACCTGGCTACGGTTTAGACACCGGAAGCCTTGGCTGCAGCAACGTCTTTGATCGACAGCTTGATACGGCCGCGGTTGTCCACGTCCAGTACCAGTACTTCAACTTCCTGACCTTCTTTCAGAATGTCGGTCACTTTCTCAACGCGAGCGTCGCTCAGCATGGAGATGTGCACCAGACCGTCCTTGCCCGGCAGGATGTTGACGAAGGCGCCGAAGTCGACGATGCGCTCGACCTTGCCGACGTAGATCTTGCCGATCTCGGCTTCCGCGGTGATACCCAGTACGCGCTGACGCGCGGCCTCGGCCGCTTCCTTGGTTTCGCCGAAGATCTTGATCGAGCCGTCGTCTTCGATGTCGATCGAGGCCTTGGTCTCTTCGCAGATACCACGGATGGTCGCGCCACCCTTGCCGATGACGTCGCGGATTTTGTCCTGGTCGATCTTCATCGCGATCATGGTCGGGGCGTTAGCCGACAGCTCGCTACGCGACTGGGCAATGACCTGGTTCATCTGGCCGAGAATGTTCAGGCGCGCTTCCAGGGCCTGGCCCAGAGCAATTTCCATGATTTCTTCGGTGATGCCCTGGATCTTGATGTCCATCTGCAGTGCGGTGACGCCATTGGCGGTACCGGCAACCTTGAAGTCCATGTCGCCCAGGTGATCTTCGTCGCCGAGGATGTCGGTCAGAACGGCGAACTTCTCGCCTTCCTTGACCAGACCCATGGCGATACCGGCAACCGGGGCCTTCATCGGCACACCGGCGTCCATCAGGGCCAGGGAAGCGCCGCACACGGAAGCCATCGAGGACGAACCGTTGGATTCGGTGATTTCCGAGACCACGCGGATGGTGTACGGGAACACGTCGGCGGCCGGCAGCATGGCCTGGACCGAACGGCGGGCCAGACGGCCGTGACCGATTTCGCGGCGGCCGGTGGCGCCCATGCGGCCACACTCACCGACCGAGTACGGCGGGAAGTTGTAGTGCAGCATGAAGGGGTCTTTGCGCTCGCCTTCGAGGGTGTCGAGCAGCTGTGCGTCGCGGGCGGTACCGAGGGTGGCAACGACCAGGGCCTGGGTTTCGCCACGGGTGAACAGGGCCGAACCGTGGGTCTTGTCCAGTACACCGACTTCGATGTTCAGGCCACGCACGGTGCGGGTGTCACGGCCGTCGATACGCGGCTTGCCGTTGACGATGTTCTCGCGCACGGTGCGGTATTCGATTTCGCCGAAAGCGTCTTTGACTTCACCGGCGGATGGCTGACCTTCCTCACCGGAGAACTTGGCCACCACCTGATCTTTCAGCTCGCCCAGACGCGCGTAGCGGTCCTGCTTGATGATGATGGTGTAGGCCTGGGAGATCGCTTCACCGAACTCGCTGCGAATGGCATTGAGCAGAGCGGTGTTTTCCGCTTTCGGCTGCCAGTCCCAGGTCGGCTTGGCGGCTTCGGCAGCCAGCTCGGTAACGGCCTGGATCACGGCCTGGAATTCGTCGTGGGCGAACAGCACGGCGCCCAGCATCTGGTCTTCGGTCAGCTCTTTGGCTTCCGATTCAACCATCAGCACGGCGTCTTTGGTACCGGCTACGACCATGTCCAGGCTGGAGGCCTTGAGCTGCTCGTAGGTCGGGTTCAGCAGGTAGCCGGTTTCCGGGTGGAAGGCGACGCGCGCGGCACCGATCGGGCCGTTGAACGGGATGCCGGAGATGGCCAGGGCAGCCGAGGTACCGATCATCGCTGCGATGTCCGGATCGGTCTTCTTGCTGGTGGAAACCACGGTGCAGATGACCTGCACTTCGTTCTGGAAACCTTCCGGGAACAGCGGACGGATCGGACGGTCGATCAGGCGCGAGGTCAGGGTTTCTTTTTCCGAAGGACGCGCTTCACGCTTGAAGAAACCACCGGGGATCTTGCCCGCAGCGTAGGTTTTTTCCTGGTAGTGCACGGAGAGCGGGAAGAAGCCTTTGCTTGGGTCGGCAGTCTTGGCGCCGGTTACGGCGACCAGTACGGTGACGTCGTCGTCAACGGTGACCAGCACGGCGCCGGAGGCTTGACGGGCGATACGGCCAGTCTCGAGGGTTACGGTCGATTGACCGAACTGGAACTTCTTGATTACCGGGTTCACGGTGTTTTCCTTCTCTTGTTGCCTTGGGGGAACGGGTGGCACGAGGGATTACCCCTCTGAAAGTCTGTTCAGAATCCGGCTCGGTGAAGCGGATTGTGGACAGGCTCTAAATCCTTGTTGCAGAAAGCCAGAAGCTGGAAGCCCCAAGCCCCGGTCGGTTGAACCGACTGCGACTTTTGACTTCCAGCTTCTCACTTCAGGTGTACGTCTTAACGACGCAGACCCAGGCGACCGATAAGGGCGCTGTAACGCGAGGCATCTTTGCCCTTCAGGTAATCCAGCAGCTTACGACGCTGGTTAACCATACGGATCAGGCCACGACGGGAGTGGTGGTCTTTGCCGTTGGCCTTGAAGTGGCCTTGCAGCTTGTTGATGTTGAAAGTCAACAGAGCAACCTGCACTTCCGGCGAACCGGTGTCGCCTTCAGCTTGCTTGTAGTCGGTTACGATTTGGGCTTTTTCTTCAACGCTCAGTGCCATGGTAATGGGCTCCTAGAGTGAACAGGCCAGGGACTATTCCCTGTATTTAAAAGTGAGGGGTGACCGTGCCTGTTGACAGCCATCCTCGTACGCCAGCGGGTAACCCGCTAACGCCTGCATGCGGATAAATTCGCCTGCGCTTGCAGACGAATAAATCCGCCTGTGTCTCACCGCCCGCGAACGAATCCGCTGACGGTTTCGGTCATTCCGACCGAATCAGTCGACGCGGCGCAATGCGCCCGTCTTCGCTCACTTCACCGATACCGATGAAGCGGCCATTGTGATCTTGCACCCGCACCATGCCGAACTTCGGCGCTTCCGGTGCGCGTACCGGCTGCCCATGCAGCCAGTAGTAGGCGCTGTGCTCGCTGAACTGCAGCAGTGGCCAGTGTTGCAGGCCACTATCGGACGGCAGCAGGAAGCGGTCCACGGCCTCGTTGCCACCTTCGGCATGGGCCCGTTCCAGCTCTTCCAGGGTTACCGTCTGCGCCAGGCTGAACGGACCGGCCTGAGTACGCCGCAATTCGGCAACATGAGCACCGCAACCGAGCAACTGGCCGATATCCTCGACCAGGGTACGAATATAGGTGCCTTTGCTGCAGGCCACGCTCAAGCGCAGGTGCGACTGTTCGAGGCTGAGTAATTCCAGGCGCGCAATAGTAACAGAACGCGCCTCACGCTCCACTACTTCACCGGCTCGCGCCAGCTTGTACAACGGCTGGCCATCCTTCTTCAGGGCCGAGTACATCGGTGGTATCTGGCTGATTTCACCGCGAAAACGCGGCAGCAGCACTTCCACATCGTCCCGACCGACGGTCACCTCACGGCGCTCCAACACATCACCCTCGGCATCGCCGGTGGTGGTGGTCACGCCGAGCTGGGCCAGGGTCTCGTAACCCTTGTCGGCATCCAGAAGATACTGGGAGAACTTGGTCGCCTCACCGAAACACAGCGGCAGCACGCCGGTGGCCAACGGGTCGAGGCTGCCGGTGTGGCCGGCCTTCTCGGCATTCAGCAGCCAGCGCACCTTTTGCAGCGCGGCGTTGGAGCTGAAGCCGTGCGGCTTGTCGAGCAGGATGATGCCACTGACATTGCGGCGGATACGTTTGACCTGAGCCACGTCAATCGTCCTGATGCTTGCTGTCTTCGGCAACGGCACGCTCGATCAACGAGGACAGGTGCACACCGCGGGAGATGCTTTCGTCATAGTGGAAATGCAGCTGCGGCACGCTGCGCAGTTTCATCGCCTTGCCCAGCAGCATGCGCAGGTAACCGGCGGCGTCATTCAGGACGCGCACGTTCTGCTTGATCTTATCCAGGTCGTTCTCGCCCATCACGGTGATGAACACCTTGGCGTGACCGACATCGCGGCTGACTTCCACGGCGGTGACGGTGACGAAACCCAGGCGCGGGTCCTTGACCTCACGCGGAATCATCTGCGCCAGCTCGCGCTGGATCTGGTCGCCGATACGCTGGGTACGGCTGTATATCTTGGCCATTTTCCTTACCTCTCCCGCCGGCACTGCCAGCGGGTACAAAAGCGGCAAACGCCCGGCCGCGCTATGCGGGGCCGGGCGTTGCGTATTGCAGCTCGCGCGTTACAGCGTACGAGCCACCTGGACCTTCTCGAACACTTCGATCTTGTCGCCGACCTTAACGTCGTTGTAGCTCTTCACCGCGATACCGCACTCCATGCCGTTACGCACTTCGGACATGTCGTCCTTGAAGCGGCGCAGGGATTCCAGCTCGCCTTCGAAGATCACCACGTCTTCGCGCAGGACGCGAATCGGACGGTTACGGTGCACAACACCTTCGACCACCATACAACCGGCGACCGCGCCAAACTTCGGCGAACGGAACACGTCACGTACTTCGGCGATACCCAGGATGTTCTCGCGAACATCGCTGCCGAGCATGCCGGTCAGGGCTTTCTTGACGTCTTCGATGATGTCGTAGATCACGTTGTAGTAACGCATGTCCAGGCCTTCGGCCTCGACGATCTTGCGCGCACCGGCGTCGGCACGCACGTTGAAGCCGAACAGCACCGCGTTGGAGGCCAGCGCCAGGTTGGCATCGGATTCGGTGATGCCACCGACGCCGCCACCGACCACACGCACTTGCACTTCGTCGTTGCCCAGGCCGCTGAGCGAACCCTGCAGCGCTTCCAGCGAACCACGGACGTCGGACTTGAGGACGATGTTGAGCGTCTTCTTCTCTGCCTGGCCCATGTTCTCGAAGATGTTTTCCAGCTTGCCGGCATGTGCGCGAGCCAGTTTGACTTCGCGGAACTTGCCTTGACGGAACAGGGCCACTTCACGGGCCTTCTTCTCGTCGGCGACCACGGTCATGTCGTCACCCGCATCCGGGGTGCCGTCCAGGCCGAGGATCTCGACTGGAATCGACGGACCGGCTTCCTTGATCGGCTTACCGTTCTCGTCGAGCATGGCACGCACGCGGCCATAGTTGACGCCGACCAGGACCATATCGCCCTGACGCAGGGTACCGTCCTGTACCAGCACGGTGGCTACCGAGCCACGGCCCTTGTCCAGGCGGGACTCGACCACAACGCCGCGACCCGGAGCCGACGGAGTAGCTTTGAGTTCCAGAACTTCGGCTTGCAGCAGTACGGCTTCGAGCAGTTCGTCGACACCGGTACCCATTTTCGCCGAGACATTCACGAACGGCGTGTCGCCGCCCCACTCTTCCGGAATCACATCCAGCGCGGCCAGGCCGTTCTTGATGTTGTCCAGGTTGGCGCCCGGCTTGTCGATCTTGTTCACTGCAACCACGATCGGTACACCGGCCGCTTTCGCATGCTGCACGGCTTCCTGGGTCTGCGGCATCACGCCGTCGTCCGCAGCCACCACGAGGATGACGATGTCGGTCGCCTTGGCACCACGAGCACGCATCTGGGTGAACGCAGCGTGACCCGGGGTATCGAGGAAGGTGACCATGCCACGGTCGGTTTCGACGTGGTAGGCACCGATGTGCTGGGTGATGCCACCGGCTTCACCGGCTGCCACCTTGGCACGACGGATATAGTCGAGCAGCGAAGTCTTACCGTGGTCGACGTGGCCCATTACGGTCACG encodes:
- a CDS encoding DUF748 domain-containing protein encodes the protein MPKGLKRATSALLIAIALYSLLGFLILPGIALRIANQQLTQLANVPARLERIELNPFSLELSLWGLHIGETDKEQIAFDRLYANLQLDSLWGGALHLSDIELEKARSELLFAKDGTLNLTQLFKLPASPEQPAATEPSEPFPLRIQRIELIENGLHFRDLRPSEPVEFVYDSLNLELKNLSTLPDDNAEMNLIAVGPNGGRLDWQGQISLSPISSSGQLKITDGKLKGVWPYVRDALPLVLEDGVVSLSTDYRMSLAKGSELLLSNTAIDLRNFAIKSPQDKPLLRLASLNITETSLDLAKQQVIVGKIRSQKLETWAAREKDGQLDWQKLLASQPSKPTPAPASAPAPAPAPAPAPAPAPAPNEGGAGSTPTTSDDNASAAVAAGETPPAAPGAATEPAPAAPATATEPGKPWQVILRDVQLRDYQVHLADRAPGQEVKVELGPLNLDLKDFDSLGTSPFALKLDTGLNQKGQLKVDGQVQLTPTTAKLQVATRDIDLRLAQAYITPLMRLELRSGLLGSDLAVDLKSVEPLAFSIGGRAEVNQLHTLDTLKERDFLKWQQLVVDGLDYRHGEGLAIQQVSLQQPYTRFIINEDLTTNVNDLIIAQPAEPNAKPEPAGEPMPIRIGGISIADGSANFADFSLTPNFATAIQQLNGKIGTLDNQSPKTASVDIKGKVDKYAPVTIKGKLTPFDPMNSLDIATSFKNVELTTLTPYSGKFAGYRIRKGRLNLDLHYQIEKGQLNAENKVLVEDLQLGEQVDSKDAVDLPIRLAVALLKDTNGNIEIALPVQGNLNSPEFSVMPIVWQTLRNLVLRAAQAPFKFIAGLVGGSEVDLSQVQFTAGSDELDGAAQKALDTLAAALKERPALRLEVEGMSAQSSDGPPLAAARLEREYQNTWYKMLQRRGDAVPAEPEQLVVDEDDKAVLLEGIYRTRLKQQPPAEWAELPDEERGAKLKDAVLQSWGQSELLLRQLAQARAASIKDYLVERGGLADQRIYLLDVSSSEALADGKVATTLHLGSE
- a CDS encoding DUF2845 domain-containing protein, translating into MPRQLLCLALLTLCSGLVQAGSMRCGTQLVSEGDRAFEVERKCGEPTYRDLVGYTLGSYDRREFKIEEWVYGPNNGMLSILTFEGNRLIRIETRRGR
- a CDS encoding DUF2845 domain-containing protein produces the protein MRNALLIVLGLLFAGAAQASSTLRCGSKLISTGDLAGEVLDKCGEPVSRDFLGYREVVDYYGYASEVAIEEWIYGPRNGMLYFLRLEGNRLIKIDSKRGD
- a CDS encoding DUF2845 domain-containing protein, with amino-acid sequence MKTLVIGALLAVCSFSASASMRCDSGIASEGDRSSEVRMKCGAPASQSVIGYTLNEQGEQEFKQEEWVYGPRNGMYYFLMFEAERLKSIESKRGQ
- a CDS encoding rhomboid family intramembrane serine protease — its product is MLIIPAEHPLDWKRPPVITLLLILLNTLIYFGYQGGDQAREETAVRTYLDGGLLNRERALFTEDFSQRRELDRDEREYLDGMRRQDLAALILHDLEFEHGLHQRAEYRADNAWQAARQQAEAARDQISSMRFGFIPARFTVEGLFGAMFLHGSFDHLLGNMLFLFIFGFALEIALGRAVYLGLYLLSGVASHLLWWAVDPVWVSGVGASGAISGLMGMYLGVYGLRKINFFYWLGPLFGYFKAPALWILPVWMGKELYGLLLAEGNTNYYAHLGGLGAGFLAVWLPRLGGRLKVDEAYLHKEDPDAPFKRELAALDQLLSQFALDQAASRGPDLLARYPGRPALLERLYAVARGRQDKALLSGVLKQLFALPEHSESLVLLRRIADDSGEMEQRLLQHPAVQLHLLSPLIRAGEGQRALGAWRRLSRSPQLPSQFPALTLQLARQLGQRQDLSGVSELSRFLRQAFPEAEQTQQLALYQQHLAR
- a CDS encoding DUF4013 domain-containing protein, encoding MDITYCRYHPAQPATWQCAPCERDYGDCCIPLNADAPEQEPVCPLCRQRLSFLGAANTAQPFWERIPQFFLYGLQQGPLLFAVALALASLFMPGWKLLWLALFCVACKYLQTVIETASQGGRDAPALRTAFDIEGFGLFWRLLVIFFIAFGAQWLAADFDSEALFWAVSLGVQLVIPACIIRLALDKTLGAALNPDEIGQVIKAMGWRYLILWVFLFILWQSPDWVTYMLSNGLPRVVLMPIATLLFGYFSVVMCAMMGYAVFQYQGALGFAVAEEGSTAGFPVEEYQRRRALAEAEIRLKEGQSGPALEILTQALERLPNDLKLNERFHQLLYGLNATERCLRHLAHYLPLAARLNPPLAATALLNARRLQADYLPDDAQVCERVAQALIERHKIREGLSLLRNLHQRFPEYPFIARAYLLAARGFAEGLGQLEPAQKLLGFIRARYPQSPLLAEVTVLEATIQRLAERS
- the pnp gene encoding polyribonucleotide nucleotidyltransferase, with the translated sequence MNPVIKKFQFGQSTVTLETGRIARQASGAVLVTVDDDVTVLVAVTGAKTADPSKGFFPLSVHYQEKTYAAGKIPGGFFKREARPSEKETLTSRLIDRPIRPLFPEGFQNEVQVICTVVSTSKKTDPDIAAMIGTSAALAISGIPFNGPIGAARVAFHPETGYLLNPTYEQLKASSLDMVVAGTKDAVLMVESEAKELTEDQMLGAVLFAHDEFQAVIQAVTELAAEAAKPTWDWQPKAENTALLNAIRSEFGEAISQAYTIIIKQDRYARLGELKDQVVAKFSGEEGQPSAGEVKDAFGEIEYRTVRENIVNGKPRIDGRDTRTVRGLNIEVGVLDKTHGSALFTRGETQALVVATLGTARDAQLLDTLEGERKDPFMLHYNFPPYSVGECGRMGATGRREIGHGRLARRSVQAMLPAADVFPYTIRVVSEITESNGSSSMASVCGASLALMDAGVPMKAPVAGIAMGLVKEGEKFAVLTDILGDEDHLGDMDFKVAGTANGVTALQMDIKIQGITEEIMEIALGQALEARLNILGQMNQVIAQSRSELSANAPTMIAMKIDQDKIRDVIGKGGATIRGICEETKASIDIEDDGSIKIFGETKEAAEAARQRVLGITAEAEIGKIYVGKVERIVDFGAFVNILPGKDGLVHISMLSDARVEKVTDILKEGQEVEVLVLDVDNRGRIKLSIKDVAAAKASGV
- the rpsO gene encoding 30S ribosomal protein S15 yields the protein MALSVEEKAQIVTDYKQAEGDTGSPEVQVALLTFNINKLQGHFKANGKDHHSRRGLIRMVNQRRKLLDYLKGKDASRYSALIGRLGLRR
- the truB gene encoding tRNA pseudouridine(55) synthase TruB, translated to MAQVKRIRRNVSGIILLDKPHGFSSNAALQKVRWLLNAEKAGHTGSLDPLATGVLPLCFGEATKFSQYLLDADKGYETLAQLGVTTTTGDAEGDVLERREVTVGRDDVEVLLPRFRGEISQIPPMYSALKKDGQPLYKLARAGEVVEREARSVTIARLELLSLEQSHLRLSVACSKGTYIRTLVEDIGQLLGCGAHVAELRRTQAGPFSLAQTVTLEELERAHAEGGNEAVDRFLLPSDSGLQHWPLLQFSEHSAYYWLHGQPVRAPEAPKFGMVRVQDHNGRFIGIGEVSEDGRIAPRRLIRSE
- the rbfA gene encoding 30S ribosome-binding factor RbfA is translated as MAKIYSRTQRIGDQIQRELAQMIPREVKDPRLGFVTVTAVEVSRDVGHAKVFITVMGENDLDKIKQNVRVLNDAAGYLRMLLGKAMKLRSVPQLHFHYDESISRGVHLSSLIERAVAEDSKHQDD